A region of Nakaseomyces glabratus chromosome E, complete sequence DNA encodes the following proteins:
- the UBC5 gene encoding E2 ubiquitin-conjugating protein UBC5 (CAGL0E04752g~Ortholog(s) have ubiquitin conjugating enzyme activity), producing the protein MSSKRIAKELSDLGRDPPTSCSAGPVGDDLYHWQASIMGPPDSPYAGGVFFLSIHFPTDYPFKPPKISFTTKIYHPNINANGNICLDILKDQWSPALTLSKVLLSICSLLTDANPDDPLVPEIAHIYKTDRAKYEATAREWTKKYAV; encoded by the coding sequence ATGTCTTCTAAACGTATTGCCAAGGAACTAAGTGATCTAGGTAGAGATCCACCAACCTCATGTTCTGCTGGTCCAGTTGGTGACGATCTGTACCACTGGCAAGCCTCTATAATGGGTCCTCCAGACTCCCCATACGCCGGTGGTGTTTTCTTCCTGTCTATCCACTTCCCTACAGACTACCCTTTTAAGCCTCCTAAGATCTCCTTCACAACTAAGATCTACCACCCAAATATCAACGCTAACGGTAACATCTGTCTGGATATCCTGAAGGACCAGTGGTCTCCAGCTCTAACACTTTCTAAGGTCCTGCTTTCCATCTGCTCCTTGCTGACAGACGCCAACCCAGACGATCCTTTGGTTCCAGAGATCGCCCACATCTACAAGACTGATAGAGCTAAGTACGAGGCTACCGCCAGAGAGTGGACTAAGAAGTACGCTGTATGA
- a CDS encoding uncharacterized protein (CAGL0E04774g~Ortholog(s) have cytoplasm localization), which yields MFDSKKNKTKFAHVREVQVEDPLLKDQEDRRGNDDAFTVINDVSQLEWFFNPSDNGGAKNKKKKSHGLLKAMKQSVETKVETQTLYFSDYKSKRCGFVQLLYSSVLGGLYKGFQLNFKVFSCVDEEVKCDVWESFKLDEVSAFEPLKFVSKNVSFEFKEIEFKDNIYDKFATLHIRADIPQQDNNVKDLKLEMDVSLLPGFMINPDGCNYYLDKAVALDKLYSEESNKMIRHVFIPKGVADGKITYKKLNSKSGKYDDFSILLTNSPIVYIDAVQGLQPNKAASRWNFLCFQSEHHSVLCMEFTTTSEHGNKTMTIWSTSEDGKLKTIGSSLDKHKVKFNKTHKDKENGWDYPTSIQFPADFHEDHLRLINRYDVLGELPGVVKSVAQNIAHIKPYIYQYCQESTYKNEKGVSIVESTFIS from the coding sequence ATGTTTGACTCGAAGAAGAATAAGACCAAGTTTGCACACGTGAGGGAGGTACAAGTTGAGGATCCGCTACTGAAGGACCAAGAGGATAGGAGAGGCAATGACGATGCGTTCACGGTTATCAATGATGTGAGCCAGCTGGAGTGGTTTTTCAACCCTAGCGACAATGGAGGTGCtaaaaacaagaagaagaagagccACGGTCTGTTGAAGGCGATGAAGCAGAGTGTGGAGACCAAAGTGGAGACCCAGACCTTGTACTTCTCTGATTACAAGAGCAAGAGGTGTGGGTTTGTGCAACTACTTTACTCTAGTGTTCTTGGTGGGTTGTATAAGGGGTTCCAGCTGAACTTTAAAGTGTTTAGTTGTGTTGATGAGGAAGTCAAGTGCGATGTGTGGGAGAGTTTTAAACTGGACGAAGTTAGTGCCTTTGAGCCCTTGAAATTTGTTTCCAAGAATGTCAGTTTTGAATTCAAGGAGATCGAGTTCAAGGACAATATCTACGATAAATTTGCAACTCTACATATCCGTGCCGATATACCACAACAGGACAATAACGTTAAGGATCTGAAACTTGAAATGGATGTAAGCCTCTTGCCCGGTTTTATGATCAACCCAGACGGTTGTAATTACTATTTGGACAAGGCGGTGGCCCTGGACAAGTTATATTCCGAGGAATCTAACAAGATGATCAGACATGTCTTTATTCCAAAGGGTGTTGCCGACGGTAAGATTACTTACAAGAAGTTAAACAGCAAGAGTGGTAAATACGATGACTTTAGCATTCTGTTGACTAACTCGCCAATAGTTTACATCGATGCAGTTCAAGGTTTGCAACCTAACAAAGCGGCATCCAGATGGAACTTTTTATGTTTCCAAAGCGAGCACCATTCTGTGCTGTGCATGGAATTTACCACTACTTCGGAACACGGTAACAAAACCATGACGATATGGTCGACATCAGAGGACGGCAAACTGAAAACAATTGGCTCTAGTCTTGACAAGCACAAAGTTAAATTCAACAAGACCCACAAGGACAAAGAGAACGGGTGGGACTACCCAACCAGCATTCAGTTTCCAGCAGACTTCCATGAGGACCATCTGCGGTTGATCAACAGATATGACGTGCTGGGGGAGTTGCCAGGTGTTGTGAAGTCAGTAGCACAAAACATCGCACACATCAAGCCTTACATCTACCAGTACTGCCAAGAGTCCACTTACAAGAACGAGAAAGGTGTCTCCATCGTCGAGAGCACGTTCATCAGTTGA
- the GTB1 gene encoding Gtb1p (CAGL0E04796g~Ortholog(s) have alpha-1,4-glucosidase activity, role in N-glycan processing, polysaccharide biosynthetic process and endoplasmic reticulum lumen, glucosidase II complex localization) has protein sequence MRVSCLLSALIVLSHADASVDVIGVPKDLQSAYKADGKGKWRCLNDSSIEIDFSRVNDGVCDCPDGSDEPSTGACGELTEFYCQNEGFIPRYISGSKVGDGICDCCDCSDEVNTPQTSYRGRTCQELKKQYEDILQQERLNYEQGLKALSQKFEIKKIDSKEKQLKNIEDLDKQLSKTKDKLQKSKARYEKEKQFYVEKVKLNDPIAFELQKIDMNQLTADLNSTFATVIQAASAFQDITKILDDLSIGYTRSLNDKVVNENVKKYDAMINSKEFDRATISSKVETELHEQLLDYFVKEIPRLVYDKKSDETNPEYVIRKAGFVKALVSGKTSYSNEIVNKGVRKFIKVMDTVASNYNVNFQDRKVIEAAAAYHDFLGKYENLLNGNTKFTVPDKLIENIDTIIKIVETHAKDILSGNLHIEGGESGPSESSLEELNQLRKQLKSHEKQLHSLEEKVKGLELEKQQSVLARENATLLAFQNILEQLNAHKSGCVSSKVNEYSYEICIERDLNGELTGMLTQRSLNDPMRVVRIGSFTGFNTLNEHESQAKHQSHLSAKYPDLDVRHLRNERLKMVNGSIEDEFEYLYGDELDNMDLPIVLGFTRGEKCWNGPSRAAEVSLRCAPEFNIEAVTEPTKCYYNIVLAGPLGCVPRT, from the coding sequence ATGAGGGTTAGTTGTTTGCTAAGTGCGTTGATCGTGCTTTCTCATGCAGATGCTAGCGTCGACGTTATTGGTGTTCCTAAGGATTTACAAAGTGCTTATAAGGCTGACGGTAAAGGTAAATGGAGATGTCTTAACGATAGCTCTATTGAGATAGACTTTTCACGTGTTAATGACGGTGTATGTGATTGCCCCGACGGATCAGATGAGCCCAGCACTGGTGCCTGTGGAGAATTGACAGAGTTTTATTGCCAAAATGAAGGTTTTATCCCAAGATACATCTCTGGAAGTAAAGTCGGGGATGGTATTTGCGATTGTTGCGATTGTTCTGATGAGGTCAATACTCCACAAACTAGTTACCGTGGCAGAACTTGCCAGGAATTAAAGAAGCAATATGAAGATATTTTGCAGCAAGAACGTCTAAATTACGAGCAAGGGCTGAAGGCATTGAGCCAAAAATTTGAGATTAAAAAGATCGATAGCAAGGAaaagcaattgaagaatATCGAAGATCTTGACAAACAATTAAGTAAAACAAAGGATAAGTTacaaaaatcaaaagcAAGATACGAGAAGGAGAAGCAATTCTATGTGGAAAAAGTCAAACTAAATGACCCAATTGCCTTCGAGTTGCAAAAGATTGATATGAATCAACTTACAGCTGATCTGAACTCAACATTTGCAACTGTTATTCAAGCAGCTTCTGCTTTCCAAGATATCACAAAGATTCTGGACGATTTATCCATTGGTTATACAAGATCATTGAATGATAAAGTTGTCAATGAGAATgtgaaaaaatatgatgCCATGATTAATAGCAAGGAATTCGATAGAGCAACGATTAGTAGTAAAGTCGAAACTGAATTACATGAACAATTACTGGACTACTTTGTCAAAGAGATCCCTAGACTGGTGTATGATAAGAAAAGTGATGAAACCAATCCTGAGTATGTTATCAGGAAAGCTGGATTTGTGAAGGCTCTGGTTTCAGGGAAGACATCTTACAGTAACGAAATTGTCAACAAGGGAGTGCGTAAGTTTATTAAAGTCATGGACACGGTAGCAAGCAACTATAACGTTAATTTTCAGGATCGGAAAGTGATTGAAGCTGCAGCTGCGTACCATGATTTCCTGGGTAAGTATGAGAACCTCTTGAATGGGAACACAAAGTTCACAGTCCCCGATAAACTTATCGAGAATATAGATACAATTATCAAGATTGTGGAGACGCATGCTAAGGATATCCTGTCGGGCAACCTTCACATTGAAGGTGGAGAATCTGGTCCATCTGAATCAAGTTTGGAAGAGCTGAACCAATTGAGGAAACAGCTCAAGTCGCATGAGAAACAATTGCATAGTTTAGAAGAGAAAGTCAAGGGATTAGAACTAGAGAAACAACAATCCGTTTTGGCACGTGAAAATGCTACATTATTAGCATTTCAGAACATTCTCGAGCAATTGAACGCCCATAAAAGTGGTTGTGTTTCAAGCAAGGTCAATGAGTACAGCTATGAGATATGTATTGAGCGTGACTTGAATGGAGAGTTAACTGGGATGCTAACCCAGCGCTCCTTGAATGATCCCATGCGTGTGGTTCGTATAGGTAGCTTTACTGGGTTCAATACCTTAAACGAGCACGAATCTCAGGCCAAGCACCAAAGCCACCTGTCCGCGAAGTATCCTGATCTGGACGTGAGACATCTCCGCAACGAAAGACTCAAAATGGTGAATGGCTCGATCGAGGACGAATTCGAGTACCTGTACGGTGACGAGCTCGACAACATGGACCTCCCCATCGTGCTCGGATTTACGCGCGGTGAGAAGTGCTGGAACGGACCCAGTCGTGCCGCCGAAGTATCGCTCAGATGTGCTCCAGAGTTCAACATCGAGGCTGTCACTGAGCCTACCAAGTGCTACTACAATATTGTGCTTGCCGGACCACTGGGCTGTGTCCCTCGTACTTAG
- the MFB1 gene encoding Mfb1p (CAGL0E04818g~Ortholog(s) have role in mitochondrion organization and extrinsic component of mitochondrial outer membrane localization), with protein sequence MDEDILQYMRPSSLTDLPLNILFNILSNLEAHDLMTVSCTCSMLRTLSNENLIYRNKVKGSNGANWWTRRLVTDVFDILDQKRNFLLTMTTRHNVSVIESLRHIQNKFNLNEEPHRKKTRSYSHSRIDEVDGSGNIIITKNNNGISSDKRNFTDIISNRDALTYQSILQGIKAVVDSQDENMVDRSHTTKDRVHQTYTIGELSPSTSDKSRSSDDSIFSGKPILGENEWKAHDEPSSPFKGVLNTDTVSTGSSSLSSSSDSLDRLRNSKHVRDKAALFEKLLFKENNEISPKKNIRKTVHINQPINNDKKVKSYGGLSNSKSMFDFVPELQLKDGIETRKISDGYIQEVERLEGSASPKFLESKATSKDLELLKNSANVKERSQCLESTHQQRQKHKRSQLKMIITSDNKISYQKIDDGEEVGY encoded by the coding sequence ATGGATGAGGATATCTTGCAGTACATGAGGCCCAGCAGCCTTACCGACCTGCCGTTGAATATTCTATTTAATATCCTTTCGAATCTGGAGGCACATGATTTAATGACAGTTAGCTGTACCTGCAGCATGTTGCGGACATTGTCGAATGAGAATTTGATTTACAGGAATAAAGTCAAGGGTTCTAATGGTGCGAACTGGTGGACAAGGAGACTTGTAACAGATGTTTTCGATATCTTAGACCAGAAGAGGAATTTTCTGTTGACTATGACTACAAGACATAACGTTTCTGTCATTGAGTCATTGAGACATATCCAAAACAAGTTCAATTTGAACGAAGAGCCACATAGGAAAAAGACAAGGTCTTATAGTCATTCAAGAATAGACGAGGTGGACGGCAGTGGAAACATCATTATTACCAAGAACAATAATGGCATAAGTAGTGATAAGAGAAATTTTACCGATATCATCAGTAATAGAGATGCGCTAACTTATCAGTCAATACTGCAAGGGATAAAAGCGGTTGTTGATTCTCAGGACGAAAATATGGTAGACAGAAGTCACACTACAAAGGATAGAGTACATCAAACGTATACCATTGGCGAGTTGTCTCCGTCTACATCTGATAAATCTCGCTCATCCGAtgattcaatattttcaggAAAACCAATACTTGGGGAAAATGAGTGGAAAGCTCACGATGAGCCAAGTAGTCCGTTCAAGGGAGTGTTGAATACTGATACAGTTTCAACTGGTTCTAGTTCTTTGTCGTCCTCTTCGGATTCCCTAGATAGGCTTCGAAACTCAAAGCATGTGCGTGACAAAGCAGCTTTATTCGAGAAACTGttattcaaagaaaataatgaaatcagtcccaaaaaaaatatacgAAAAACCGTTCACATCAATCAGCCGATTAATAATGATAAGAAAGTGAAGTCATATGGCGGCTTGTCAAACTCCAAATCTATGTTTGATTTTGTGCCGGAGCTCCAGTTAAAAGATGGAATTGAAACTAGAAAAATATCAGATGGTTATATCCAAGAAGTAGAAAGGCTTGAAGGAAGTGCATCACCTAAATTTTTAGAATCAAAGGCCACTTCAAAGGATCTGGAACTTTTGAAGAACTCTGCAAATgttaaagaaagaagccAATGCCTGGAATCGACTCATCAGCAAAGACAGAAGCATAAAAGAAGTCAGCTAAAGATGATTATAACTTCGGATAATAAAATTAGttatcaaaaaattgatgatgGCGAAGAAGTAGGGTATTGA